The following proteins come from a genomic window of Astatotilapia calliptera chromosome 11, fAstCal1.2, whole genome shotgun sequence:
- the LOC113032147 gene encoding chemokine-like receptor 1 isoform X2, producing the protein MKMTNNSFDQINTTAAPDKNDSVYGDKYDGLKQSLNTMSVILYSVAFVLGVLGNGVVIWVTGFKMKKTVNTVWYLNLAVADFLFTAFLPLSVTYTASGFHWPFGKFMCKLNTTISFLNMFASVYILVVISVDRCVSVVWPIWAQNHRNVRKASYVSLCVWVVALILSAPYFIFRDTEKMSENQILCFSNYALSDNYTAPSVIQFRHLAMTITRLFLGFAVPFTVIVSCYAVLIHHLRRNRTMASQSTRTFKIVTAVIVTFFLCWAPFYIIGVIELVKFTSATQSNTLDLVIGVGMPLATSLAFLNSCFNPLLYVFMGHDFKDKVRKSIRNVLETVFQEEETRTRTYTGSVVTSQSKNSSDLNTEV; encoded by the coding sequence ATGAAGATGACCAACAACTCTTTCGATCAAATTAATACAACTGCTGCACCTGATAAAAATGACTCTGTGTATGGTGACAAGTATGATGGGCTGAAACAGTCTCTCAACACAATGTCTGTAATCCTTTATTCCGTGGCCTTTGTCCTCGGCGTGCTCGGGAATGGAGTGGTTATCTGGGTGACCGGGTTCAAGATGAAGAAAACTGTTAACACAGTTTGGTACCTCAACCTTGCTGTGGCTGACTTCCTCTTCACTGCATTTCTTCCCCTGAGTGTGACTTACACAGCTTCAGGTTTCCACTGGCCTTTTGGCAAGTTCATGTGCAAGCTGAACACCACCATCAGCTTTCTGAACATGTTTGCCAGTGTCTACATTCTGGTGGTGATCAGTGTGGACagatgtgtgtctgtggtgtggCCTATCTGGGCTCAGAACCACCGAAATGTACGCAAAGCATCctatgtgagtctgtgtgtttgggtggttgCTTTGATTCTCAGTGCTCCATACTTCATCTTCAGGGACACTgagaaaatgtctgaaaacCAAATCCTCTGTTTCAGCAACTATGCTCTTTCTGATAACTATACAGCACCATCTGTGATTCAGTTTCGTCATCTAGCCATGACTATCACTCGTCTCTTCCTGGGATTTGCAGTTCCCTTCACTGTCATTGTGTCCTGTTATGCTGTCCTAATCCATCATCTGAGGAGAAACCGCACCATGGCCAGCCAATCAACACGCACGTTTAAAATTGTCACTGCTGTTATTGtcacttttttcctgtgttgGGCTCCCTTTTACATAATTGGTGTAATTGAACTAGTGAAATTCACGTCTGCTACTCAGAGCAACACATTAGATCTTGTCATAGGTGTCGGGATGCCTCTGGCCACCAGTCTGGCCTTTCTCAACAGTTGCTTCAATCCACTGCTGTATGTGTTCATGGGCCATGATTTTAAGGACAAAGTCCGCAAATCCATCCGAAATGTTTTGGAGACTGTCTTCCAGGAAGAGGAGACACGCACTCGCACTTACACAGGGTCAGTGGTCACCAGTCAAAGCAAAAATAGCTCAGATTTGAATACTGAGGTATAA
- the LOC113032630 gene encoding uncharacterized protein LOC113032630 isoform X1, producing the protein MAEQLKLRVIVADDDFRRLDVPSGMPRTLTDLQSTICQAFGIERDFRIQFMDPDFNNEFMNITSMQDIQDRSTIKLVYMANLDTSASLSKQYPTCSLDSSASPESIQRNSSLSSSSSNSDSTIILPQSDSELRSCAWPREFTIPRFSFNVEVQLQRGNETFRETGTRLKITPGVKSDILETLAEAIFQFTAYPQNYQIDEVAGALIKKFPCLREPSATGYYGWMISLKYKMANYRTKMRNIGCPEVTINALKNKSSDDCLPAKNVKKPKKAEVNFCPLHPAGETDDSLENIRVELLTDIRRRNGASDVRQKMSRTFSYRRQEVVQGSPTAGEFKARWPALFQINEVNAEFQRITTLQLETTFAAQLDRITPQLMTVFQKKGGVSGQKLAHHLQIMQEAESDVKVKREAVLRALCLYLGEEDGSLIREYLDIEGDDIQRGLKKHTMGIYVINKEDGQNGHYDDIGIFVEGEIVMDNIGSPAQACALMLGVIYALNLAYPKELRHYYEFIQKVLMGLDGEKLSPKVLGLKNKIATG; encoded by the exons ATGGCAGAGCAGCTGAAGTTGAGAGTCATCGTGGCAGATGATGATTTTAGGAGACTTGACGTTCCATCTGGGATGCCAAGAACTTTGACTGATCTTCAGAGCACAATTTGCCAAGCATTTGGAATTGAAAGAGACTTTCGTATTCAATTCATGGATCCTGACTTCAATAATGAGTTTATGAACATAACATCAATGCAAGACATTCAAGACCGAAGTACAATCAAACTTGTGTACATGGCAAATCTGGATACAAGTGCATCTTTGTCAAAGCAGTATCCCACATGCAGTCTTGACTCCTCTGCAAGTCCTGAAAGTATTCAAAGAAACTCCAGTCTCTCATCGTCTTCATCCAACTCAGACAGCACCATAATTCTACCACAGTCAGACAGTGAGCTGAGATCATGTGCATGGCCTCGCGAGTTTACTATTCCTCGATTTTCATTCAATGTAGAGGTGCAACTTCAGCGTGGAAATGAGACCTTCAGAGAAACTGGAACTCGGCTCAAGATTACTCCAGGTGTTAAATCTGACATCTTAGAGACGCTAGCTGAGGCGATTTTTCAGTTTACTGCTTATCCTCAAAATTACCAAATAGATGAAGTTGCAGGGGCACTGATCAAAAAATTTCCTTGTCTGCGAGAGCCATCTGCCACAGGTTACTATGGCTGGATGATTAGCCTGAAATATAAGATGGCTAATTACAGGACAAAGATGCGCAACATTGGCTGTCCTGAAGTGACTATAaatgctttgaaaaacaaatccagTGATGATTGCCTCCCAGCCAAAAATGTTAAGAAACCTAAAAAGGCTGAGGTCAATTTTTGTCCATTACACCCAGCTGGCGAAACGGATGACAGTCTAGAAAACATCAGGGTTGAGCTTTTGACCGACATCAGACGAAGAAACGGTGCCTCAGATGTAAGACAGAAGATGTCAAGAACATTTTCCTACCGTAGACAAGAGGTGGTGCAGGGAAGTCCAACTGCTGGGGAGTTTAAAGCTAGGTGGCCTGCACTTTTCCAGATTAATGAG GTAAATGCTGAATTCCAGCGTATTACAACACTTCAACTGGAGACGACCTTCGCGGCACAGTTAGACAGAATTACACCTCAGCTGATGACAGTTTTCCAGAAGAAGGGCGGTGTTTCTGGGCAGAAACTTGCCCACCACTTGCAGATCATGCAAGAG GCTGAAAGTGATGTTAAAGTGAAAAGGGAAGCAGTTCTCAGGGCACTTTGCCTCTACCTTGGTGAAGAGGACGGAAGCCTTATTCGGGAGTACTTG gACATTGAAGGAGATGACATCCAGAGAGGCCTAAAGAAGCACACCATGGGCATTTATGTCATCAACAAGGAGGATGGACAAAATGGACATTATGATGACATTGGAATATTTGTTGAAGGGGAGATAGTCATGGACAACATTGGATCTCCGGCCCAAGCTTGTGCATTGATGCTTGGAGTAATCTATGCACTAAACCTAGCCTACCCCAAGGAATTGAGGCACTATTATGAATTCATTCAGAAAGTGTTGATGGGATTGGATGGGGAAAAGCTCTCCCCCAAAGTCCTTGGGCTGAAGAACAAAATTGCTACTGGATAG
- the LOC113032630 gene encoding uncharacterized protein LOC113032630 isoform X2: MTVFQKKGGVSGQKLAHHLQIMQEAESDVKVKREAVLRALCLYLGEEDGSLIREYLDIEGDDIQRGLKKHTMGIYVINKEDGQNGHYDDIGIFVEGEIVMDNIGSPAQACALMLGVIYALNLAYPKELRHYYEFIQKVLMGLDGEKLSPKVLGLKNKIATG, encoded by the exons ATGACAGTTTTCCAGAAGAAGGGCGGTGTTTCTGGGCAGAAACTTGCCCACCACTTGCAGATCATGCAAGAG GCTGAAAGTGATGTTAAAGTGAAAAGGGAAGCAGTTCTCAGGGCACTTTGCCTCTACCTTGGTGAAGAGGACGGAAGCCTTATTCGGGAGTACTTG gACATTGAAGGAGATGACATCCAGAGAGGCCTAAAGAAGCACACCATGGGCATTTATGTCATCAACAAGGAGGATGGACAAAATGGACATTATGATGACATTGGAATATTTGTTGAAGGGGAGATAGTCATGGACAACATTGGATCTCCGGCCCAAGCTTGTGCATTGATGCTTGGAGTAATCTATGCACTAAACCTAGCCTACCCCAAGGAATTGAGGCACTATTATGAATTCATTCAGAAAGTGTTGATGGGATTGGATGGGGAAAAGCTCTCCCCCAAAGTCCTTGGGCTGAAGAACAAAATTGCTACTGGATAG
- the LOC113032631 gene encoding N-formyl peptide receptor 3-like, translated as MMDITINSFSQINITAEPDPNGSVYAELFQSLTKSLTTVAVVVFSLVSLLGVLGNGLVIWVTGFRMKKTVNTIWYLHIAVADFIFAAFLALRATSLALQFHWPFGNFMCKLCGTLIILNLYASVYIMVVISVDRCVSVVWPVWAQNHRNVRSATYVSLCVWMLALIVNIQHYFYMDTKKETENTTYCSNIGFFEKATPTVIQTIVITHFLLGFAVPLTVIVSCYAVIIHRLRRNHSLASQSSRPFKVITSIIVAFFLCLAPYYIIDLIQLVIFKAPNATFHFAFVIVSNVASNLMVLHCCLNPLLYVFLRQDFKAEVRKSILNVLESALKEEKKHSASDMKSVNTRQSREKSDLITEV; from the exons ATGATGGATATAACAATTAACTCTTTCAGTCAAATCAATATAACTGCTGAACCTGATCCAAATGGCTCTGTGTATGCTGAGTTGTTTCAGTCTCTCACCAA GTCTCTTACCACcgtggctgttgttgttttctcccTGGTGTCTCTCCTCGGTGTGCTCGGGAATGGACTGGTTATCTGGGTGACCGGGTTCAGGATGAAGAAAACTGTTAACACAATTTGGTACCTCCACATTGCTGTGGCTGACTTCATCTTTGCAGCGTTTCTAGCCCTTAGAGCAACATCCCTGGCTTTGCAGTTTCACTGGCCCTTTGGCAATTTCATGTGCAAGCTGTGCGGCACTCTAATCATTCTAAACTTGTATGCCAGTGTCTACATTATGGTGGTGATCAGTGTGGACagatgtgtgtctgtggtgtggCCTGTCTGGGCTCAGAACCACCGAAATGTACGCAGTGCAACCTAtgttagtctgtgtgtttggatGTTGGCTTTGATTGTCAACATTCAACATTATTTTTACAtggacacaaagaaagaaactgaaaacacaacttaCTGCTCCAACATCGGTTTTTTTGAAAAAGCAACACCAACTGTCATTCAGACCATTGTTATCACCCACTTCCTTCTCGGATTTGCAGTCCCCTTAACTGTCATTGTCTCTTGTTATGCTGTCATCATCCATCGTCTCAGGAGAAACCACAGCCTGGCCAGCCAATCAAGTCGCCCCTTTAAAGTTATCACTTCCATTATTGTTGCCTTTTTTCTGTGCTTGGCTCCCTATTACATCATTGATCTTATTCAGCTGGTGATATTTAAGGCACCAAATGCAACATTTCACTTTGCCTTTGTAATTGTGTCGAATGTCGCCTCGAATTTGATGGTTCTTCACTGCTGCCTGAATCCACTGCTGTATGTCTTCTTAAGACAAGATTTTAAGGCTGAAGTCCGAAAATCCATCCTGAATGTGCTGGAGAGTGCCttgaaggaagagaaaaaacactCTGCCAGTGACATGAAGTCAGTGAACACCAGGCAGAGCAGAGAAAAGTCAGATTTGATTACTGAGGTATAA
- the LOC113032147 gene encoding chemokine-like receptor 1 isoform X1, with protein sequence MAKYDPQISLSYNNLSEFDEAFICRRFFNNQQESFTKDLKTLMKMTNNSFDQINTTAAPDKNDSVYGDKYDGLKQSLNTMSVILYSVAFVLGVLGNGVVIWVTGFKMKKTVNTVWYLNLAVADFLFTAFLPLSVTYTASGFHWPFGKFMCKLNTTISFLNMFASVYILVVISVDRCVSVVWPIWAQNHRNVRKASYVSLCVWVVALILSAPYFIFRDTEKMSENQILCFSNYALSDNYTAPSVIQFRHLAMTITRLFLGFAVPFTVIVSCYAVLIHHLRRNRTMASQSTRTFKIVTAVIVTFFLCWAPFYIIGVIELVKFTSATQSNTLDLVIGVGMPLATSLAFLNSCFNPLLYVFMGHDFKDKVRKSIRNVLETVFQEEETRTRTYTGSVVTSQSKNSSDLNTEV encoded by the exons ATGGCAAAATACGACCCACAAATTAGTCTCAGTTATAATAACCTGTCAGAGTTTGATGAGGCATTCATCTGCAGAAGATTCTTCAACAACCAACAAGAGAGCTTTACTAAAG ATCTGAAGACATTGATGAAGATGACCAACAACTCTTTCGATCAAATTAATACAACTGCTGCACCTGATAAAAATGACTCTGTGTATGGTGACAAGTATGATGGGCTGAAACAGTCTCTCAACACAATGTCTGTAATCCTTTATTCCGTGGCCTTTGTCCTCGGCGTGCTCGGGAATGGAGTGGTTATCTGGGTGACCGGGTTCAAGATGAAGAAAACTGTTAACACAGTTTGGTACCTCAACCTTGCTGTGGCTGACTTCCTCTTCACTGCATTTCTTCCCCTGAGTGTGACTTACACAGCTTCAGGTTTCCACTGGCCTTTTGGCAAGTTCATGTGCAAGCTGAACACCACCATCAGCTTTCTGAACATGTTTGCCAGTGTCTACATTCTGGTGGTGATCAGTGTGGACagatgtgtgtctgtggtgtggCCTATCTGGGCTCAGAACCACCGAAATGTACGCAAAGCATCctatgtgagtctgtgtgtttgggtggttgCTTTGATTCTCAGTGCTCCATACTTCATCTTCAGGGACACTgagaaaatgtctgaaaacCAAATCCTCTGTTTCAGCAACTATGCTCTTTCTGATAACTATACAGCACCATCTGTGATTCAGTTTCGTCATCTAGCCATGACTATCACTCGTCTCTTCCTGGGATTTGCAGTTCCCTTCACTGTCATTGTGTCCTGTTATGCTGTCCTAATCCATCATCTGAGGAGAAACCGCACCATGGCCAGCCAATCAACACGCACGTTTAAAATTGTCACTGCTGTTATTGtcacttttttcctgtgttgGGCTCCCTTTTACATAATTGGTGTAATTGAACTAGTGAAATTCACGTCTGCTACTCAGAGCAACACATTAGATCTTGTCATAGGTGTCGGGATGCCTCTGGCCACCAGTCTGGCCTTTCTCAACAGTTGCTTCAATCCACTGCTGTATGTGTTCATGGGCCATGATTTTAAGGACAAAGTCCGCAAATCCATCCGAAATGTTTTGGAGACTGTCTTCCAGGAAGAGGAGACACGCACTCGCACTTACACAGGGTCAGTGGTCACCAGTCAAAGCAAAAATAGCTCAGATTTGAATACTGAGGTATAA